In the genome of Acanthopagrus latus isolate v.2019 chromosome 17, fAcaLat1.1, whole genome shotgun sequence, the window ACTCGGCCTGGGGTGGTGCGTGGATCCTGAGCTGGACTCATCCAGAGACTCTGGGCTGGAGGGCCGGCTCTGATGTTTTGCTTCTGATTTTGACTGTGTTTGAGAGCTGGGAGGTCCACTGCTGGCTTTTGCACCCCCATATGAATCTGTGTCAGAGCTTTTGCCCTCCAACACTGTGGAGCATTTGAAAGAGCCATGAGACTTCCACGGTCTTCTTGATGCACTGACTGGCAGCGTGGGGTAAGAGGAAGGGTGGGCTGCCTTCTGTGGGCATTTTGGAGAGTCTGGGCTGCCTCTTCCACTGCTGTCCTCCTTACTGTGTGGTGGAAGATGCAGAAAGTCCTCGGCCTGCTGCTTTGGATTGTTCAGGGAGTCGCAGCACGGCGAGCAGGGCTCATTGGTAGTCGAGGTGTAGTTATAGTCTGGGGGGCTTTGAGCTGAACATCTGGAGTCATCTAAATCCTGCTGAGTGGCCAGCTCGCCCTGAAGAGGTAGAAAAGTTGAAGGTTTGATGAGGCTTGGGTACATAATTGTGCCATGCCCCCTCTCCATCAGGAGGTTGTAGTCACCTGGTGCAGAGGCAATTGTAGCCTTCCGGGCTGTACTGGTGCATATTTGCACTACAGATTCTTTTTTACACTTGTTGGAATAGCAGTCATCAAGGTCATCCCTCTCGTCTCTCAAGTGAGGGTAGAAGTCCAAGATGCCCTTTTTAATCCTCTTGTAACCCAGATGCATGATCTCCAGGATGTTCAGGAAGAGGGAAATTCCAGCAATGCATTGCATGAACACCATGAAAACCGTTTTCTCTGTTGGTCTGGAAACATAACAGTCTACAGCATTGGGACAAGGATCCCGCTCACACTTGAACAGCGGGTAGAGGTGAAAACCGTAAAGGACGTACTGGCCTGTCATGAAGGCCACTTCAACAACAGAGCGGGTGACAACGTGAGCCACATAGGTCCGCAGCAGAGAGCCCCTCAGAGGAGCTTTGTTGAGCTTTCCCTGATCGACCTGTTTCATTTCCCGCTCAATCCTCTTCCTGGCTTCTGCCAGTTCCACATCGACCAACTCCAGCTCCTTACGCAGCAgagccttcttcttctgccgCGCCTTCTCCAGCGCCCGCAGCCTGTAGAGAGCGTGGCCCATGTAAACCAATGAGGGAGAGGACACAAAAATGACCTGCAGCACCCAGTAGCGGATGAGGGAGATCGGGAAAGCGAGGTCGTAGCACACGTTCCTGCAACCGGGCTGCTCAGTGTTGCATATGAAGTCAGCCTGCTCGTCGTTCCACACGTCCTCGGCTGCCACTCCGAGGACCAGCATACGGAAGATGAACAGGATGGTGAGCCAGATCTTGCCCACCATAGTGGAGTGGATATGCACCTCCTCCAAAATCCCCCCGAGGAAGTTCCAGTCCCCCATCTTCACTCTGCCATTGTGACTAGAAAGAGAAAGATTAGGAAGGGAAATCTGCAGTATCTGTAAATGTGCAGCTTTTAGAACCTTTTAAGAAATTACAGCAAAATAAGCAGCTTTTCAGGTTAAatgaacacagtaaaaaaaaaggagaaatatttGCGGTAAACTccaaaaaagtgataaaaatgGTCTTTAAAAAGCTACAGTGCTAAGGTAAGTATTAAAAAATATCAGTACCTCTCactcaatgaaaataaaaataaaacatcaactaGTAGAAAACTTGTCAAGTAAAAAATGCACGGCTTCACATATTTGCAAAAAGTTGTATtaagagcagacagagaggacttCTGCAAAAATCCAGTGATTTGTTCCCTTGTTCAGCTATCcagtttttttgtctgaaagAGATTCCTCCTCAGCGGTGTCAGAGATCAGCGCACTTGCCGTTTCCCATTTACCTCGCAGCAGCATGGACAGACTGCCGGTGGTGACTTAAATCTCCTCGGGTCATGCAGCCCTGACACGGTCAccaaaaagtttttaaaaatcgtTAGCGCCCTCCACATGAGTCCCCTGCACATCACCTAAACTTTGGTGACCCGCCTCTACTGCAGTGTTGCCAGAAACAAAGTGGGAACAACAGAGCCACTGAGGGAAGGTTGCCAACAACTACTCTGACCAGAGAAAGTCAATACCAACAGCTTCAGCGATGCATTTAGATCATGGCCTCACTGTGATGGGGTTGTGTCCAGTTGTAACACGGATATTGACCTCAATCTTTGCAGTTCAGGGCggttttagtttttatttgtctGACCCTCAGTCGGACCTTTTTGTTTTACCTCTCCAGATAAAACAGAGATGTTACCTcactgagtttatttttttactgctcATCTTGGTGTGGATGTAAATTACCAAGCTCTTTCCAGACAGAAGTTTTGTAAGTCCAGACTGAACGC includes:
- the gja9a gene encoding gap junction protein alpha 9a, yielding MGDWNFLGGILEEVHIHSTMVGKIWLTILFIFRMLVLGVAAEDVWNDEQADFICNTEQPGCRNVCYDLAFPISLIRYWVLQVIFVSSPSLVYMGHALYRLRALEKARQKKKALLRKELELVDVELAEARKRIEREMKQVDQGKLNKAPLRGSLLRTYVAHVVTRSVVEVAFMTGQYVLYGFHLYPLFKCERDPCPNAVDCYVSRPTEKTVFMVFMQCIAGISLFLNILEIMHLGYKRIKKGILDFYPHLRDERDDLDDCYSNKCKKESVVQICTSTARKATIASAPGDYNLLMERGHGTIMYPSLIKPSTFLPLQGELATQQDLDDSRCSAQSPPDYNYTSTTNEPCSPCCDSLNNPKQQAEDFLHLPPHSKEDSSGRGSPDSPKCPQKAAHPSSYPTLPVSASRRPWKSHGSFKCSTVLEGKSSDTDSYGGAKASSGPPSSQTQSKSEAKHQSRPSSPESLDESSSGSTHHPRPSTASSKRTSDLQV